From one Halothece sp. PCC 7418 genomic stretch:
- a CDS encoding FIST N-terminal domain-containing protein has translation MTEQIQWVNAISTRLSLEAAISDVTERIKKQLSGSADLGFLFISSAYASEYPRLVPLIQEKLPISVLIGSGGGGIIGIDEENQAQEIEGNPALSLTVAHLPRVNVQGFHISADQIPDLDSAATAWTDLTGVSPDQDPDFILLADPFFSKVNDLLEGLDFAYPSAKKVGGLASAMAMGMQTGLFYESASEKNGGLLREGIVGVALSGNIKMDTIVAQGCRPIGPQYQITQGERNVLAEVAQVKGNGTESAKPPLQALRELMNELSPEDQQLAQDSLFLGIARDEFKLELQQGDFLIRNLLGVDPKVGAIAVGDKLRPGQRIQFHLRDGNTSAEDLQVLLEQYQQDEQTSTPVGALLFSCLGRGKELYGKPNFDSELFRQSMSQIPLGGFFCNGEIGPVGKQTFLHGYTSSFAIFRQN, from the coding sequence ATGACTGAGCAAATACAGTGGGTCAACGCGATTTCAACTCGTCTCTCACTAGAGGCAGCGATTTCGGACGTGACTGAACGCATAAAAAAACAGTTATCGGGGTCTGCTGATTTAGGATTTCTCTTTATTTCCTCAGCTTATGCCAGTGAATATCCCCGTTTAGTGCCTTTAATCCAAGAAAAACTCCCCATTTCGGTTTTAATTGGCAGTGGAGGCGGTGGGATTATTGGAATTGATGAGGAAAACCAAGCCCAAGAAATTGAAGGGAATCCCGCCTTAAGTCTCACTGTAGCGCATTTGCCGAGGGTTAATGTCCAAGGCTTTCATATCAGCGCGGATCAAATCCCTGACTTGGATAGCGCAGCTACCGCTTGGACAGATTTAACAGGGGTTTCACCTGATCAAGATCCTGATTTTATCCTCCTGGCTGATCCTTTCTTCTCCAAGGTTAATGACCTATTGGAAGGGCTCGATTTTGCTTATCCTAGCGCGAAAAAAGTGGGAGGCTTAGCCAGTGCGATGGCGATGGGAATGCAAACTGGCTTATTTTATGAAAGCGCCTCAGAAAAAAATGGGGGGCTTTTGCGAGAAGGAATTGTTGGCGTTGCTTTGAGTGGCAATATTAAAATGGATACCATTGTCGCCCAAGGCTGTCGTCCCATCGGGCCCCAATATCAGATTACCCAAGGGGAACGAAATGTGCTTGCAGAAGTGGCGCAAGTGAAGGGAAACGGCACAGAAAGTGCAAAACCGCCCCTACAAGCCCTCAGAGAATTAATGAATGAGTTAAGCCCTGAAGACCAACAATTGGCGCAGGATTCGCTGTTTTTAGGCATTGCCAGAGATGAATTTAAGCTAGAGTTACAACAAGGGGATTTTCTGATTCGGAACCTGTTGGGGGTTGATCCCAAAGTGGGCGCGATCGCGGTGGGGGATAAATTACGCCCTGGACAACGGATTCAGTTTCATCTCCGAGATGGGAATACCTCTGCAGAAGATTTACAAGTGCTTTTAGAACAATACCAGCAAGATGAACAAACTTCGACCCCTGTCGGCGCTTTGTTATTTTCTTGTTTAGGACGGGGGAAAGAATTATACGGTAAACCGAATTTTGATTCTGAGTTATTCCGTCAATCTATGAGTCAGATTCCTCTAGGGGGATTTTTCTGTAATGGTGAAATCGGTCCCGTTGGAAAACAAACTTTCCTCCATGGTTATACCTCTTCTTTTGCTATCTTTAGACAGAATTAG
- the uvrC gene encoding excinuclease ABC subunit UvrC, with product MAKDKGQLIHNPEQLEARLQEIPMQSGIYLMRDRAGNIIYIGKSTKLRSRVRSYFRASQALSEQKQLMVQQIADIEFIVTDSEAEALALEANLVKQEQPYFNVLLKDDKKYPYLCITWSETYPRLFITRKRRRNNAKDRYYGPYVDTGALRRTLGLIQRIFPLRQRPKPLFKDRPCLNYDLGRCPGVCQQLISPEDYRQTLQKVAMIFQGRSQELVRDLTTQMKEASANLEFEQAGKLRDQIQALQQLNANQKVSLPDDTVSRDAIALVSNPQHAVIQLFQIRAGKLVGRLGFFADVSPAINPEDILQRVIQDHYSFVDAVEIPSEILLPQALADQDIISQWLTERKGRKVTLTVPQRQAKAELIAMVEENARYELERTQRVADRNQQNSQDLANILDLPEIPRRIEGYDISHIQGSNAVGSQVVFIDGIPAKQHYRRYNIKNANVRAGHSDDFASLAEVIRRRFRKYAENPDFPRQDDPEFPDLVMIDGGKGQLSAVVEQLQQMDLLADVPVISLAKQREEIFLPDESSPLETDSEQPGVQLLRRLRDEAHRFAVSFHRQQRTKKMQRSRLDDIPGLGFQRQQTLLAHFRSLEYIRQASLEQLQDVPGIGQSLAKQIYDYFH from the coding sequence ATGGCAAAAGACAAAGGACAATTAATTCATAACCCAGAACAATTAGAAGCCCGTCTGCAAGAAATTCCCATGCAGTCGGGTATTTATTTGATGCGCGATCGCGCTGGGAATATTATTTATATTGGCAAATCCACCAAGCTGCGATCAAGAGTGCGATCCTATTTTCGCGCCTCCCAAGCCCTCAGCGAACAAAAACAACTCATGGTACAGCAAATTGCTGATATTGAGTTTATTGTCACCGATAGCGAAGCCGAAGCCCTCGCCTTAGAAGCCAATTTAGTCAAGCAAGAACAACCCTATTTTAATGTTCTCCTAAAAGACGACAAGAAATATCCCTATCTTTGCATTACTTGGTCAGAAACCTATCCCCGCCTCTTTATCACCCGCAAACGACGACGAAATAACGCCAAAGACCGCTATTATGGTCCCTATGTGGATACAGGCGCATTACGGCGCACACTGGGCTTAATTCAACGGATTTTTCCTTTGCGCCAACGCCCGAAACCCTTATTTAAAGATCGTCCCTGTCTAAACTATGATTTAGGACGGTGTCCTGGGGTTTGTCAGCAGTTAATTTCCCCCGAAGACTATCGCCAAACGCTGCAAAAAGTGGCGATGATTTTCCAAGGACGTTCTCAAGAATTGGTGAGAGACTTAACCACGCAAATGAAAGAAGCCTCTGCTAATTTGGAATTTGAACAAGCGGGGAAACTGCGGGATCAAATTCAAGCTCTCCAACAACTTAACGCCAATCAGAAAGTTTCTCTTCCTGATGATACCGTATCCCGTGACGCGATCGCGCTGGTTTCTAATCCTCAACACGCCGTCATTCAACTGTTTCAAATTCGGGCGGGAAAACTGGTCGGGCGCTTGGGCTTTTTTGCGGATGTTTCCCCAGCAATTAACCCAGAAGATATTTTACAGCGCGTCATTCAAGATCATTACAGCTTCGTCGATGCGGTAGAAATTCCCAGTGAAATTCTTTTACCCCAAGCCCTTGCAGATCAAGACATCATTAGTCAGTGGCTAACGGAACGCAAAGGGCGTAAAGTGACGCTTACCGTCCCGCAACGTCAAGCCAAAGCAGAATTAATTGCCATGGTAGAAGAAAACGCCCGCTATGAGTTGGAACGGACACAGCGGGTGGCGGATCGCAATCAACAAAACTCGCAAGACTTAGCAAACATCTTAGACCTCCCAGAAATTCCGCGCCGTATCGAAGGCTACGATATTTCACATATTCAGGGATCAAATGCGGTTGGGTCGCAAGTCGTCTTTATTGATGGGATTCCTGCAAAACAACATTATCGGCGATATAACATTAAAAATGCCAATGTTCGGGCGGGTCATTCCGATGATTTCGCTAGCCTCGCCGAAGTCATCCGCCGTCGCTTTCGCAAATATGCAGAAAATCCCGATTTCCCGCGACAAGACGATCCTGAGTTTCCCGATTTAGTGATGATTGATGGCGGAAAGGGACAACTTTCTGCGGTTGTGGAACAATTACAACAAATGGATCTCTTAGCAGATGTCCCTGTAATTAGTTTAGCCAAGCAACGGGAAGAAATCTTTTTACCTGACGAGTCTTCTCCCTTAGAAACCGATTCCGAACAACCTGGAGTGCAACTATTACGACGGTTGCGAGATGAAGCCCATCGTTTTGCGGTGAGTTTCCATCGTCAACAACGAACTAAAAAGATGCAGCGATCGCGCTTAGATGATATTCCTGGTTTAGGCTTTCAGCGTCAGCAAACCTTACTGGCTCATTTTCGGTCCCTTGAATATATCCGTCAAGCCAGTTTAGAACAATTACAAGACGTACCTGGAATTGGTCAAAGTTTAGCTAAACAAATTTATGATTATTTCCATTGA
- a CDS encoding tetratricopeptide repeat protein, producing the protein MRILISLVLFLFLIAFPTPSWAQSSNSPSQVTEEQLQRGDKIAEKAFEALKEGNFAQSEDYWGELIELFPRNPAVWSNRGNVRLSQSKIESAIADYNQAIALAPNQPDPYLNRGIAFEIMEDWERAISDYDTVLDLNPEDAMAYNNRGNAKAGKGDYQAAITDYEEAASLNPDFAIARANAALSHYQVGDETEALDETRKLVRKYPNFPDVRAALTAMLWAQGKEGEAESNWVSVVGSDSRYRDIEWLETVRRWPPRMVEALNNFLSLNN; encoded by the coding sequence ATGCGTATCTTAATTAGCTTAGTTTTATTCCTATTTTTAATTGCTTTTCCCACGCCAAGTTGGGCGCAAAGCAGTAATTCTCCCTCGCAAGTGACAGAAGAACAACTGCAACGGGGAGATAAAATTGCAGAAAAAGCATTTGAGGCGTTAAAAGAAGGAAATTTTGCCCAATCAGAAGACTATTGGGGAGAATTAATCGAACTTTTTCCCAGAAACCCTGCGGTGTGGAGTAATCGGGGGAATGTGCGCTTGAGTCAAAGTAAAATTGAAAGCGCGATCGCGGATTATAATCAAGCTATTGCCCTCGCCCCCAATCAGCCTGATCCTTACCTCAACCGTGGGATTGCGTTTGAAATCATGGAAGACTGGGAACGTGCAATTTCTGACTACGACACAGTATTAGATCTTAACCCAGAAGATGCCATGGCGTATAATAATCGGGGGAATGCCAAAGCGGGGAAAGGAGACTACCAAGCAGCCATTACCGACTATGAAGAAGCTGCTTCCCTCAATCCTGATTTTGCCATTGCTCGTGCTAATGCAGCCTTAAGCCATTACCAAGTGGGAGACGAAACCGAAGCCCTTGACGAAACCCGCAAACTGGTTCGCAAATATCCCAATTTTCCCGATGTCCGTGCTGCTTTAACGGCGATGTTGTGGGCGCAAGGAAAGGAAGGGGAAGCCGAAAGTAACTGGGTGTCTGTTGTCGGGAGTGATAGCCGTTATCGCGATATAGAATGGCTGGAAACCGTCCGCCGTTGGCCCCCTCGCATGGTTGAGGCCTTAAATAATTTTCTTTCGTTGAATAATTAA
- a CDS encoding ABC transporter permease gives MLLGRVGAIAANGFREVIRDRILYFIGFFALLMIIALRLLPQISVGADEKILLDLSLGGIGLLSAVVAIFVGTGLINKEIEKRTVLVLIPKPISRAELMIGKHLGLSAVLLVLVAVMGMIGFGLLSLNGISYPLGAIALSLIYLIIELSLLVAVALLFGVFTSSILATLLSFGVYLVGHFSRDLLELGNLSDNASVKAFTETLYLILPDLSRLNFRNEAVYGLLPNTSELISNALYGVLYTILLLTIASLIFSRRQF, from the coding sequence ATGTTATTAGGTCGAGTGGGCGCGATCGCTGCCAATGGTTTTCGAGAAGTAATCCGCGATCGGATTTTATATTTTATTGGTTTCTTCGCTTTGTTAATGATCATCGCCCTGCGTTTACTTCCGCAAATTTCAGTGGGGGCGGATGAAAAAATCCTCCTTGACTTGAGTTTAGGGGGAATCGGTTTACTCAGTGCGGTGGTTGCGATTTTTGTCGGGACTGGGTTAATTAATAAAGAAATTGAGAAGCGAACGGTTTTAGTTTTAATTCCCAAACCCATTAGTCGTGCTGAGTTGATGATTGGTAAGCATCTGGGATTATCAGCGGTGTTACTGGTTTTAGTGGCTGTTATGGGAATGATTGGTTTTGGTTTACTGAGCTTAAACGGAATTAGTTATCCTCTCGGCGCGATCGCGCTCTCTTTAATCTATCTCATCATTGAACTTTCGCTTCTGGTAGCAGTCGCCCTCTTGTTTGGAGTCTTTACCAGTTCCATTTTGGCAACCTTACTCTCGTTTGGCGTTTACCTCGTCGGACATTTTAGCCGTGACTTACTCGAATTAGGGAATCTTAGCGATAACGCCAGCGTGAAAGCCTTCACCGAAACCTTATATTTAATTTTGCCCGATTTATCTCGTCTCAACTTCCGCAATGAAGCCGTTTATGGTTTACTTCCCAATACATCTGAATTAATCAGTAACGCACTTTATGGCGTTCTTTACACCATCTTACTTTTAACCATTGCTAGTCTGATTTTTTCTCGTCGTCAATTCTAA
- the rsmD gene encoding 16S rRNA (guanine(966)-N(2))-methyltransferase RsmD — protein sequence MRIYGNRLLKTLPGQQTRPTSARVREALFNIWQTQIEGARWLDLCAGNGTMGAEALCRNISVLVGIENNRRACQIMQENWEKVATSQQKWQVIKGNLPDQLKDLQGQQFDLIYFDPPYGSQLYNLVLKQILNLDLLANEGEIAIEHDPKQWDYQETIGWRVVRQKKYGSTTLTFLEKELNSR from the coding sequence ATGCGAATTTATGGGAATCGCCTCTTAAAAACCTTACCTGGACAGCAAACTCGTCCCACTTCTGCAAGAGTTCGAGAGGCTTTATTTAATATTTGGCAAACTCAAATTGAGGGGGCGCGTTGGCTTGATTTGTGTGCGGGAAATGGCACAATGGGTGCAGAAGCTCTTTGTCGAAATATTAGTGTTTTGGTAGGAATTGAAAACAATCGGCGAGCCTGTCAAATCATGCAAGAAAACTGGGAGAAAGTGGCGACCAGTCAACAAAAGTGGCAAGTGATTAAGGGGAATTTACCTGATCAATTAAAAGACTTACAAGGACAACAGTTTGATTTGATCTATTTTGATCCGCCTTATGGGAGTCAGCTATATAATTTAGTTTTAAAGCAAATTCTAAATTTAGATTTATTAGCGAATGAGGGAGAAATCGCGATCGAACATGATCCGAAACAATGGGATTATCAAGAGACAATTGGCTGGAGAGTCGTTCGTCAAAAAAAATATGGTAGCACTACCCTCACTTTCTTAGAAAAAGAGTTAAATTCTCGTTAA